Part of the Halopenitus persicus genome is shown below.
CCATTTCATCAATGAAGTCGCAATACTCCTCGACAACCCATTCGCCCCGACCCGTAAGCGTGTACTCTTTCCGCCGATTGTCGCTTTCCTTCGTCTGCTTGTTGACCAACATAGAGTCAACCATTCGATCGAGACTCGGATACAGCCGCCCATGATTGATGTCTTCCGGGTAAAGCTCCTCGAGTGCGTCTTGGAGGTCCACCCCCTCTGCCGGCCCGAGTCGGTAGATCAGCCAGAGGAGGTGGACCTGAAACGCGGTGAGATCTGTCGGGAGATTATACGACGAAAAATCAATCGAGCGAGTGTCCGTCGAATCATCGTCAGAGGACTCCGTCCCATTCGACGAGTCTGACGCGGTCATACCTCGATATTCACTACCGATACCTAAAATGCCACCCGAACGCCGATAGCCGATTCGCCCTCATCATCGTTACTTCGATCACGCCACCTCGTAAGCACCCTCAACGAACGCCACTGGAAAGCTGGTGTGTGATGATAACACGAGAAACTTCCGAGTGAGCGCCTTCAGGGACGAAAATACACGATCCTGTTAGTCGCTATAGGCGTCGAGGAGGTCCCACTCCTCGCGCATCAGTTCGCGGACGCCGTGTTCGAGAATCCCTTCCCCGAGCGAGGTGACCCGATAGTACGAGTAGAGGCCTTCGGTGTCGGGTTGCTTCCGTTTTCGATTCTCGACGAGCCCAACGTCGATGAGTGCGTCGAGATGTCGTGTCGTTCTGGCGCGCGATATGTCGGCGGCTGATATGGAGACGCGACGCAGTTCGTGACTCACGTATCCCGGGCAAGCGTGGGGTTCTATGGCCTCTCTATGTGTAGAATAGTCATTGACCCATGACGACGTACATCGCGTTCCTCCGCGGGATCAACGTTGGCGCCCACAACCGGATGAAGATGACCGAGTTGCGAGCGCTCTTCGAGTCGCTCGGCTACGACGACGTCGAGACGTACATCCAGAGCGGCAACGTCGTGTTCGAGGCCTCGGAATCCGACGAAAAAGCGCTCCGCGAGGACATCCAGGACGCGATTGAGGATGTGTTCGGTTACGACATCTCCGTGATGATCAGGACAGGGACGGAGCTCCAGGACGTCGTGACCGGGCAGCCCTTCGACGTTTCTGCGGAGGATGGCATCAAACACTACGTCACCTTCCTCCACGTGGAGCCGACAGACGAGCAGGTCGAAGCCCTCCTGGACGCACAGAACGAGGCGGAGTCCTTCGTGGTAAGCGGACGCGAGGTCTACAGCGAACTCGACAAGGACGCACTTGGAGACGGTCGGTTTACGGACGCCGGGAAGGTACTCGGGATGGAGGCCACGCGACGGAACTGGGATGTAGTTA
Proteins encoded:
- a CDS encoding helix-turn-helix transcriptional regulator encodes the protein MTASDSSNGTESSDDDSTDTRSIDFSSYNLPTDLTAFQVHLLWLIYRLGPAEGVDLQDALEELYPEDINHGRLYPSLDRMVDSMLVNKQTKESDNRRKEYTLTGRGEWVVEEYCDFIDEMVGLGNT
- a CDS encoding DUF1697 domain-containing protein; this encodes MTTYIAFLRGINVGAHNRMKMTELRALFESLGYDDVETYIQSGNVVFEASESDEKALREDIQDAIEDVFGYDISVMIRTGTELQDVVTGQPFDVSAEDGIKHYVTFLHVEPTDEQVEALLDAQNEAESFVVSGREVYSELDKDALGDGRFTDAGKVLGMEATRRNWDVVTAVRKM